A single window of Sphingobium sp. SCG-1 DNA harbors:
- the rpiB gene encoding ribose 5-phosphate isomerase B: MRIAIASDHAAVELKAQLADWLRAAGHDVADLGPMTADRVDYPDFGYKLATAIASGSAERGVALCGSGIGISIAVNRNHACRAALVSEPLSAALAREHNDANVIAMGARVIGPDMAKACLEAFLSTDFGGGRHADRVAKLTSPAL, translated from the coding sequence ATGCGCATCGCCATTGCATCCGATCATGCCGCCGTGGAACTGAAGGCGCAGCTTGCCGATTGGCTTCGCGCGGCCGGACATGACGTCGCAGATCTGGGTCCGATGACGGCAGATCGCGTGGATTATCCCGATTTTGGTTACAAACTCGCGACCGCTATCGCGAGCGGCAGTGCCGAACGTGGCGTGGCGCTCTGCGGTTCCGGGATCGGCATTTCGATTGCCGTGAACCGCAATCACGCCTGCCGCGCGGCGCTAGTCTCCGAACCTTTGTCAGCGGCTCTTGCGCGCGAACATAATGATGCCAATGTCATTGCCATGGGCGCGCGGGTGATCGGGCCGGACATGGCGAAGGCTTGCCTTGAGGCATTTCTCTCTACCGATTTCGGCGGTGGGCGTCATGCCGATCGCGTTGCCAAACTGACCTCCCCTGCCCTCTAA